The Carnobacterium sp. 17-4 genome has a window encoding:
- the rbsD gene encoding D-ribose pyranase → MKKNGILNSDIAKVLSDLGHTDKIAIGDAGLPVPDGVKKIDLALTLSEPSFLSVLKVVLSDMKVEKVVLAEEIKEQNATQLADIKATLVEDEQVTYVSHEAFKEQLKEVKVVIRTGEATPYSNIILQSGVLF, encoded by the coding sequence AAATAGTGACATAGCAAAAGTCTTATCCGATTTGGGACACACAGATAAAATCGCGATTGGTGATGCAGGGTTACCTGTACCAGATGGCGTGAAAAAAATAGATTTAGCTTTGACATTATCTGAACCTTCTTTTCTATCGGTTTTAAAAGTCGTTTTAAGCGATATGAAAGTTGAAAAAGTGGTTTTAGCTGAGGAGATCAAAGAACAAAATGCCACACAGTTAGCGGATATAAAAGCAACATTAGTAGAAGATGAACAAGTAACCTATGTGAGTCATGAAGCGTTTAAAGAACAGTTGAAAGAGGTAAAAGTCGTTATTCGAACTGGAGAAGCAACACCCTATTCCAACATAATATTGCAATCAGGTG